One window of the Papaver somniferum cultivar HN1 unplaced genomic scaffold, ASM357369v1 unplaced-scaffold_115, whole genome shotgun sequence genome contains the following:
- the LOC113329008 gene encoding uncharacterized protein LOC113329008: protein MAKNLKNHLFSSLIKSKLGFNQSTTINSISSNKVISSSIIKQQDLIEPSSGFLHQRRFSTSNLPNKGAAGGGDDNNVRAVIVTWARATTITPCMVGMTVAIHNGKDHIIRSVNERMVGHKLGEFAPTRTFHGHTIKGGNEKGKKGGGGDKGGGKGKGGRVMRPKKTLKELLMKRKNVKVLGLRAFLKSKGEIEKKGTRWGT, encoded by the coding sequence ATGGCAAAGAATCTAAAAAACCATCTTTTCTCATCACTAATCaaatcaaaactagggtttaatCAATCAACCAccatcaattcaatatcatcaaaCAAAGTAATTTCATCATCAATAATCAAACAACAAGATCTGATTGAACCCAGTTCAGGTTTTCTTCATCAAAGAAGATTTTCAACCAGTAATCTCCCAAACAAAGGAGCAGCAGGAGGAGGAGATGATAACAATGTAAGAGCGGTGATTGTAACATGGGCAAGAGCAACAACAATCACACCATGTATGGTAGGAATGACAGTGGCTATTCATAATGGTAAAGATCATATTATCAGATCTGTTAATGAAAGAATGGTTGGTCATAAATTGGGGGAGTTTGCACCAACGAGAACTTTTCATGGGCATACTATCAAAGGTGGGAATGAGAAAGGAAagaaaggtggtggtggtgataaaggAGGAGGGAAAGGGAAAGGTGGGAGAGTGATGAGGCCAAAGAAGACATTGaaagagttattgatgaagaggaagaatgtTAAAGTTTTGGGGTTAAGAGCTTTTTTGAAGAGTAAAGGTGAGATTGAGAAGAAGGGTACTAGATGGGGGACTTGA